The following are encoded together in the Proteiniphilum saccharofermentans genome:
- a CDS encoding OadG family transporter subunit, producing MRNYTITLFLFTAVLLFSGCSSKLKNPAWIINEVMVLNESSYMDDYGQRNGWIEIYNNTARTQDLGGRYLTNDPNNPKKYPIPRGDVLTRIPPHQHALFWADNEPFNGTFHVSFKLDPTKENYIALYDNDGKTLLDEIVIPAGILADQTYGYIQDGIKYDAEGNILATRLERVTPSSNNAILEENPKVVNLQETDAWGGMLTITSMLVVFFALIALYLFFKLSGNIAKRMSEKKVAQSGTLSAVRSHTHLSGEVLAAISAAIHEMREDEHDLESTILTIQHVKRNYSPWSSKLQSLRQLPK from the coding sequence ATGAGAAATTATACAATAACATTATTTCTTTTCACCGCAGTACTGTTGTTCTCCGGATGTAGTTCCAAACTGAAAAATCCGGCCTGGATCATCAACGAGGTCATGGTTCTCAACGAGAGCAGCTATATGGATGATTATGGACAACGGAACGGATGGATTGAAATATACAACAATACGGCAAGAACGCAGGACTTGGGAGGTCGATACCTGACCAATGACCCCAATAATCCGAAAAAGTATCCGATTCCGCGCGGAGACGTCCTCACCAGGATACCCCCTCACCAGCATGCTCTTTTCTGGGCGGACAACGAACCTTTTAACGGAACGTTCCACGTGAGTTTCAAACTCGACCCCACAAAAGAGAACTATATCGCACTCTATGATAACGACGGGAAGACATTGCTGGACGAAATTGTGATCCCGGCCGGGATACTGGCCGATCAGACCTATGGCTACATTCAGGATGGTATAAAATACGACGCGGAAGGTAACATTCTTGCTACCCGTCTTGAAAGGGTAACTCCCAGCAGCAATAATGCCATTCTGGAAGAAAACCCCAAAGTGGTAAATCTTCAGGAAACCGATGCATGGGGTGGCATGCTTACCATCACCTCCATGTTAGTGGTATTTTTCGCTCTGATTGCTTTGTATCTCTTCTTCAAATTATCGGGGAATATAGCCAAGAGAATGTCGGAAAAGAAAGTGGCCCAAAGTGGCACACTCTCTGCTGTGAGAAGCCATACTCATCTGTCGGGTGAGGTATTGGCCGCTATCTCTGCCGCCATCCACGAGATGAGAGAAGATGAGCATGATCTGGAATCCACAATCCTCACCATTCAACATGTGAAGAGGAATTATTCACCATGGAGCTCCAAACTTCAGTCATTAAGGCAGTTACCGAAATAG
- a CDS encoding acetyl-CoA carboxylase biotin carboxyl carrier protein, producing MKEFNYKINGAPYRVVVNKSDTDLVELEVNGTPYTVEITPKVKKPKAVVQRHSTPATPVQSSTSHLVTKPAGPAGKNTIQSPLPGVILDIRCKVGDTVKKGQTLMILEAMKMENNILANGNGKVTEILIQKGDSVLEGADLVVIE from the coding sequence ATGAAAGAGTTCAATTATAAAATCAACGGTGCCCCCTACAGGGTAGTGGTTAACAAATCAGACACAGATTTAGTGGAACTTGAAGTGAACGGTACACCCTACACGGTTGAAATAACACCAAAAGTAAAAAAACCAAAAGCTGTCGTACAGCGCCATAGTACACCCGCAACACCAGTACAGAGTTCAACTAGTCATCTTGTAACAAAGCCAGCCGGTCCTGCCGGTAAGAATACCATTCAATCCCCACTTCCCGGTGTCATACTGGATATACGTTGCAAGGTGGGTGATACGGTAAAAAAAGGACAAACCCTGATGATCCTTGAGGCAATGAAAATGGAAAACAATATCCTTGCCAACGGAAATGGAAAAGTAACGGAAATTCTTATCCAGAAAGGAGATTCAGTTCTCGAAGGAGCTGATCTCGTAGTCATTGAATAA
- a CDS encoding sodium ion-translocating decarboxylase subunit beta, with protein sequence MNTLLSLTDNLRTFWGYTGFANAETGHIVMILVGLFFIYLAVKKEYEPLLLIPIGFGILIGNIPFNEAANLQVGIYEEGSVFNILYQGVVQGWYPPLIFLGIGAMTDFSSLIANPKLILIGAAAQFGIFGAYIIALQLGFAPNEAGAIGIIGGADGPTAIFTTSKLAPHLLGAVAISAYSYMALVPVIQPPFMRMLTTKKERVIKMKTPRVVSQTEKVLFPIMGLLLTAFLVPSGLPLLGMLFFGNLLKESGVTRRLAETARGPLIDTITILLGLTVGASTQATTFLRIESLKVFAIGALSFIIATCTGILFVKIFNLILPKEKKINPLIGNAGVSAVPDSARISQVLGLEYEPSNYLLMHAMGPNVAGVIGSAVAAGILLGFLY encoded by the coding sequence ATGAACACATTATTATCATTAACAGACAATCTACGAACGTTCTGGGGCTACACCGGATTTGCGAATGCCGAAACGGGCCATATTGTAATGATCCTCGTGGGGTTGTTCTTTATCTACCTTGCCGTAAAGAAAGAATACGAACCCCTGCTACTGATCCCTATCGGATTTGGTATCCTTATCGGAAATATTCCTTTCAATGAAGCTGCCAACCTGCAGGTGGGAATTTATGAAGAAGGTTCCGTATTCAACATACTATACCAGGGAGTAGTGCAAGGATGGTACCCACCATTGATCTTCCTCGGTATCGGGGCCATGACGGACTTCTCTTCTTTGATAGCCAACCCTAAGTTGATCCTCATTGGAGCTGCCGCTCAATTCGGGATTTTTGGAGCTTATATAATCGCTTTGCAACTGGGGTTTGCTCCCAACGAAGCAGGGGCGATCGGTATCATTGGTGGTGCAGACGGCCCTACAGCTATCTTTACCACATCCAAGCTGGCCCCACACCTGCTGGGGGCGGTAGCCATCTCGGCTTACTCCTATATGGCGCTGGTTCCTGTGATACAGCCTCCTTTTATGCGGATGCTGACAACAAAAAAAGAACGGGTCATCAAGATGAAAACACCTCGGGTGGTTTCACAAACGGAAAAAGTGCTGTTTCCCATTATGGGGCTATTGCTGACTGCGTTTCTGGTACCCTCCGGACTTCCCTTGCTGGGGATGCTATTCTTCGGTAACCTGTTGAAGGAATCGGGGGTAACCCGCCGTCTTGCCGAAACGGCACGCGGGCCGCTGATCGATACCATCACTATCCTCTTGGGACTCACCGTGGGTGCTTCCACGCAGGCCACCACTTTCCTACGGATAGAATCGCTAAAAGTATTCGCTATCGGGGCCCTTTCATTTATTATTGCCACTTGTACAGGAATTCTTTTTGTGAAGATATTCAATCTGATATTACCGAAAGAGAAGAAAATCAATCCGTTGATCGGAAATGCAGGTGTTTCCGCCGTGCCCGATTCAGCCCGGATTTCTCAGGTTCTTGGTCTCGAATATGAACCCAGCAACTACCTGTTGATGCATGCTATGGGTCCCAATGTAGCCGGTGTGATCGGTTCGGCTGTAGCTGCCGGTATCCTGTTGGGATTCCTCTATTAA
- a CDS encoding sodium ion-translocating decarboxylase subunit beta, translated as MGLEELLPAIAGMTWQHLVMIGVGLILIYLAIAKNYEPTLLLPMGFGAILVNIPLSSALTQIDPATGQAVEGVLNVFFEAGIATEIFPLLIFIAIGAMIDFSPLFRNPSLLLFGAAAQFGIFLTMMFATLLGYDIREAASIGIIGAADGPTSIVVASRFAPNLLGPISVAAYSYMALVPIIQPPVIRLLTSRKERLIRMSSATHNNKKISKKALIAFPIVITIAAGIIAPSSLSLIGFLMFGNLIRECGVLNKLSQSAQNELSSLVTILLGITIASTMTADRFIRTDTLIIIALGLFAFIFDTFGGVIFAKFLNLFRKEDNKINPMIGACGISAFPMSARVIHQMGQKEDPYNYLLMPAISANVGGQIGSVVAGGIILTLVPLLA; from the coding sequence ATGGGCTTAGAAGAATTGTTACCGGCGATAGCCGGCATGACCTGGCAGCATTTGGTGATGATTGGCGTAGGACTCATCCTGATTTATCTTGCCATTGCCAAGAATTACGAACCCACGCTATTATTACCAATGGGATTTGGCGCTATCTTAGTAAATATACCACTCTCTTCGGCACTCACCCAAATTGATCCGGCTACAGGGCAAGCTGTAGAAGGCGTACTCAACGTCTTCTTCGAAGCTGGTATTGCCACCGAAATCTTCCCGTTATTGATATTTATCGCCATCGGGGCTATGATTGATTTCTCACCACTGTTCCGGAACCCATCACTATTATTGTTCGGTGCTGCTGCACAGTTCGGTATTTTCCTCACGATGATGTTTGCCACTTTACTCGGATATGATATCCGCGAGGCAGCTTCTATCGGTATTATCGGTGCGGCAGATGGACCGACCTCTATTGTGGTGGCTTCCCGTTTCGCCCCCAATTTGCTGGGGCCTATCTCTGTGGCAGCCTACTCCTATATGGCGCTCGTACCCATTATACAGCCGCCCGTCATCCGGCTGCTGACTTCCCGTAAGGAACGCCTCATCAGGATGTCATCAGCCACCCACAACAACAAGAAGATATCGAAGAAAGCCCTTATCGCCTTCCCCATTGTAATTACCATTGCAGCAGGTATTATCGCACCCTCTTCCCTATCGTTAATCGGCTTCCTGATGTTTGGTAACCTGATCCGTGAATGTGGCGTGTTAAACAAGTTATCGCAGTCAGCACAGAATGAATTGTCTAGCCTGGTCACCATATTACTGGGTATAACCATTGCCAGTACAATGACGGCCGACCGGTTTATCCGCACGGATACACTGATTATTATTGCGTTAGGGCTTTTCGCCTTTATCTTCGATACTTTTGGCGGTGTGATCTTCGCAAAATTCCTGAACCTGTTCCGCAAGGAAGATAACAAGATCAACCCAATGATAGGTGCCTGCGGTATTTCGGCATTCCCGATGTCAGCACGTGTAATCCACCAGATGGGACAGAAAGAAGATCCCTATAATTATCTGCTTATGCCGGCCATCAGTGCCAACGTTGGAGGCCAGATAGGTTCGGTAGTAGCAGGAGGTATTATATTGACGTTAGTTCCTTTACTCGCTTAA
- a CDS encoding NAD kinase, which yields MKFALFGSMFPDRTAKAEEQICGVCEAIGRNGGELCLPVNFFYSLPAPLRQRIAPLCTLEEKLPPVDMAVSVGGDGTFLRTAGTVGDSGIPILGINTGRLGFLAAINYADMEETLQEVMEGAYKVEDRTLLKLSTDESFPPEHFNVHALNEVAILKQDTASMLSIHAYINNDYLTSYQADGLVISTPTGSTAYSLSIGGSILSPTTPSIILSAIAPHNLTSRSLVVDDSSIISLKVESRSHMFLVSVDGESRVLDESVSIQVRKDDYTLRVVKRVGHTFYETLRDKLMWGADVRKQQK from the coding sequence ATGAAATTTGCTTTATTTGGGAGTATGTTCCCCGACAGGACTGCCAAAGCAGAAGAGCAGATATGTGGGGTATGTGAGGCTATTGGTCGAAACGGCGGTGAGTTGTGTTTACCTGTGAACTTTTTCTATAGCCTGCCTGCCCCTCTCCGCCAACGGATCGCTCCGCTCTGTACTCTTGAGGAAAAATTACCCCCTGTGGATATGGCTGTGAGTGTGGGCGGAGATGGTACTTTTTTGAGAACGGCCGGTACAGTAGGTGATTCGGGTATCCCTATTCTGGGTATCAATACGGGGCGTTTGGGATTTTTGGCAGCTATTAATTATGCCGATATGGAAGAGACATTACAGGAGGTGATGGAGGGGGCATATAAAGTAGAAGATCGTACATTACTGAAACTATCTACAGACGAATCCTTTCCCCCGGAACATTTTAATGTGCATGCTCTCAATGAAGTGGCTATCCTGAAACAGGATACTGCTTCTATGCTTTCGATCCATGCCTATATTAACAACGACTATCTGACATCTTATCAGGCTGACGGATTAGTGATATCGACGCCAACCGGATCCACTGCCTATTCTTTAAGTATCGGTGGTTCTATCTTATCACCCACCACTCCCAGTATTATCCTTTCAGCAATTGCTCCTCATAACCTGACTTCTAGATCGTTAGTCGTAGACGATAGCAGCATCATCTCGTTGAAAGTGGAGAGCCGCAGCCATATGTTCCTTGTCTCAGTGGATGGCGAATCGCGTGTCCTGGATGAATCAGTCAGTATTCAAGTCAGAAAGGACGATTATACACTCCGCGTAGTGAAGCGGGTTGGGCATACCTTTTACGAAACATTGCGAGATAAACTGATGTGGGGTGCGGACGTCAGAAAACAACAGAAATAG
- a CDS encoding pyridoxine 5'-phosphate synthase yields MTKLSVNVNKVATLRNARGGNIPDLVQVATDCQLFGAEGITVHPRPDQRHIRYNDVFDLQAKVYTEFNIEGNPTPEFISLIRKIRPTQVTLVPDAHDAITSDAGWDTVTHKGFLTDVVNEFQAMGVRTSIFINANPEMVRMASQIGTDRVELYTGPYAEAYRADREKAIAPFIEAATLAKNLGLGVNAGHDLNLENLAYLYQNIPWLKEVSIGHSLISDALYMGLKETIKAYKNCLKESPEEV; encoded by the coding sequence ATGACCAAACTCAGTGTAAATGTAAACAAAGTAGCTACTTTGAGGAATGCGCGCGGTGGAAATATCCCCGATCTGGTGCAGGTGGCTACCGATTGTCAACTTTTCGGTGCCGAAGGGATTACAGTGCATCCCCGCCCCGATCAGCGCCATATCCGCTATAACGATGTCTTTGATTTGCAGGCAAAAGTATATACGGAATTCAATATCGAGGGGAATCCTACGCCGGAATTCATCTCTTTGATCAGAAAGATCAGGCCCACGCAGGTAACGCTTGTACCCGACGCCCATGATGCTATCACCTCAGATGCCGGATGGGATACTGTTACACATAAAGGTTTTCTGACCGATGTTGTCAATGAGTTTCAGGCGATGGGGGTACGCACTTCTATTTTCATCAACGCAAATCCGGAAATGGTACGGATGGCATCGCAAATCGGCACGGACCGGGTTGAACTCTATACCGGCCCTTATGCCGAAGCATACCGGGCAGACAGGGAAAAGGCTATAGCGCCCTTTATTGAAGCTGCCACTCTGGCGAAAAACCTCGGATTAGGCGTAAATGCAGGACACGATCTGAATCTGGAGAATCTCGCTTATCTTTACCAGAATATCCCCTGGCTGAAAGAAGTATCAATAGGTCATTCGCTCATTAGCGATGCACTCTATATGGGGTTGAAAGAAACAATAAAAGCGTATAAAAATTGTTTAAAAGAGTCTCCGGAAGAGGTTTGA
- a CDS encoding MotA/TolQ/ExbB proton channel family protein — protein sequence MQQVATAETEAVTMNAFDLALKGGWLMVVLLILLLMTIYVLIERTLVINKESKEDNSFMNRIKDYIHDGKIDAAVALCRNTDTPSARMVEKGISRLGRPTADVMSAIENQGNIEISKLEKGLPVLATSASAAPMVGFLGTVTGMVNAFMSMANAGANVSITTLSAGIYEALVTTVAGLIVGIIALFSYNYLTTRIKGIVNKLEMRVMEFMDILNEPAV from the coding sequence ATGCAGCAAGTAGCGACTGCCGAGACTGAAGCTGTCACAATGAACGCTTTCGATCTTGCCTTGAAAGGCGGTTGGTTGATGGTCGTTCTGCTCATCCTTCTGCTGATGACTATTTATGTTCTTATTGAGAGAACATTGGTCATCAACAAAGAAAGCAAAGAGGACAATTCATTCATGAATCGCATCAAAGATTATATCCACGACGGTAAAATCGATGCTGCAGTTGCACTCTGTCGCAATACCGACACTCCTTCAGCCCGTATGGTGGAAAAAGGTATTTCCCGTTTGGGAAGGCCGACTGCCGACGTAATGTCAGCCATTGAAAATCAGGGCAATATTGAAATATCAAAACTGGAAAAAGGGTTGCCCGTATTGGCTACTTCTGCATCGGCGGCTCCTATGGTTGGATTCCTGGGTACTGTGACCGGAATGGTGAATGCTTTTATGAGTATGGCAAACGCAGGGGCCAACGTAAGTATAACCACCCTCTCCGCCGGTATTTACGAAGCATTGGTGACTACCGTTGCCGGGCTTATCGTAGGGATTATCGCACTATTTTCGTACAACTACCTTACTACCCGGATCAAGGGAATTGTAAATAAATTGGAGATGAGGGTGATGGAGTTCATGGATATCCTCAATGAACCGGCAGTATGA
- a CDS encoding ExbD/TolR family protein produces MALKQRFTIETNFSMASMTDVIFLLLIFFMITSTFVVPNSIQVLLPRSQQQTQAKPITRVTIDKDLNYYVANANETERQVSFEDITPFLQSAYSADPSIFVALYADETVPYREIVRVLDIANQNQFKMVLMTRPN; encoded by the coding sequence ATGGCTTTAAAACAACGGTTTACAATAGAGACTAATTTCAGCATGGCGTCCATGACGGATGTGATCTTCCTGCTGCTTATTTTCTTTATGATTACCTCCACCTTCGTCGTACCTAATTCCATACAGGTGTTATTGCCAAGGTCTCAGCAACAAACCCAGGCAAAACCTATTACACGGGTAACCATAGACAAGGATCTCAACTATTACGTGGCAAATGCCAATGAGACGGAACGGCAGGTATCTTTCGAAGATATCACGCCTTTCCTGCAATCGGCCTATTCGGCCGATCCCAGTATATTCGTCGCACTCTATGCAGATGAGACCGTGCCCTACCGGGAGATTGTCCGTGTGCTGGATATTGCCAATCAGAACCAATTCAAAATGGTACTGATGACGCGACCGAATTAA
- a CDS encoding hydrolase has protein sequence MRKAPSYPSRLRKNIVKVPEIIDTCSGINIFGQLLKSFLFSTDVAIIRNTNADAIIAVYPFTPQPLISHALILAADKPIFCGVGGGITSGERSVELAIDAEFQGALGVILNKPTKNDTIKKMKKKIDIPIIITIVSGKDDIKERLKAGINIFNVSGAEKTADIVKKIRDMDDNIPIIATGGKTDETIRQVIEAGANAVSYTPPTTAELFKEIMIRYRSE, from the coding sequence ATGAGAAAGGCTCCGTCATATCCCAGTCGACTCAGGAAAAACATTGTAAAGGTTCCTGAGATCATCGACACCTGTTCGGGGATCAACATCTTCGGGCAGTTGTTGAAGTCTTTCTTGTTCAGCACTGATGTCGCTATCATCCGCAATACCAATGCCGACGCGATTATAGCAGTTTATCCGTTTACACCTCAACCCCTGATATCGCATGCGCTTATCCTTGCTGCCGACAAACCGATATTCTGCGGTGTAGGCGGAGGCATCACTTCCGGGGAAAGAAGTGTAGAGCTTGCCATCGACGCGGAATTTCAGGGCGCCCTAGGTGTCATATTGAATAAACCCACAAAGAACGACACGATCAAAAAGATGAAAAAGAAGATAGATATTCCTATCATCATTACCATCGTATCGGGAAAAGACGATATAAAAGAACGCCTCAAAGCGGGGATAAATATCTTCAACGTCTCAGGAGCGGAAAAAACAGCGGATATTGTGAAAAAGATCAGGGATATGGATGACAATATTCCCATCATTGCTACAGGCGGAAAAACCGACGAGACCATCCGGCAGGTAATTGAAGCCGGTGCCAATGCGGTTTCCTATACGCCCCCTACTACAGCCGAATTATTCAAGGAAATAATGATACGGTATAGAAGCGAATAA
- a CDS encoding energy transducer TonB family protein gives MITREKIGGIIGTAIFMILLFLILLFSVFTLSFPPEELEGIPVMFGTTEDAFGIVEPPITEITPAPSPEIPPYSPAEPLITQTTEPTIDVEAQREEERRRAQLEAERRAREEAERRRKEEEARKREINRQMSGLFGESSESRGNTEGEGTQGVSTGNATQGSPSGNGGIGSYDLGGRSLGSGGLIQPRYTVNDYGTVVVNITVDPAGNVIHTEIGRGTNTPSATLREEALRAARSTKFNAINSANNQQGTITYRFNLN, from the coding sequence ATGATTACAAGAGAAAAAATAGGAGGAATAATAGGAACGGCAATTTTTATGATATTGCTTTTCCTCATCTTGTTATTCTCTGTTTTCACATTATCATTTCCACCCGAAGAACTGGAAGGAATACCGGTAATGTTCGGAACGACTGAAGATGCTTTCGGCATTGTCGAACCTCCCATTACAGAGATAACACCTGCACCTTCACCTGAGATCCCCCCTTATTCTCCGGCTGAACCGTTAATTACCCAAACAACGGAACCTACCATCGATGTGGAAGCTCAACGGGAAGAAGAACGACGCAGGGCACAATTGGAGGCTGAACGCAGGGCGAGGGAAGAGGCTGAGCGACGCCGGAAAGAAGAAGAAGCACGTAAGCGTGAAATCAACCGCCAGATGTCAGGACTCTTCGGAGAAAGTTCGGAAAGCCGCGGTAATACTGAAGGGGAAGGAACACAGGGTGTTTCTACCGGAAACGCTACGCAAGGCTCACCCTCCGGTAATGGAGGAATAGGCTCCTATGATTTGGGTGGACGCAGTTTGGGCAGTGGTGGGCTTATTCAACCCCGGTATACTGTGAACGACTATGGGACTGTCGTTGTCAATATTACAGTGGATCCTGCCGGCAACGTGATCCACACGGAAATCGGACGTGGCACGAACACCCCCAGCGCCACTCTCCGTGAAGAAGCATTACGAGCAGCCCGAAGCACTAAATTCAATGCGATAAACTCTGCTAATAACCAGCAGGGAACCATTACTTATCGATTTAATCTCAATTAA